The following are encoded together in the Anopheles nili chromosome 3, idAnoNiliSN_F5_01, whole genome shotgun sequence genome:
- the LOC128722673 gene encoding dual oxidase translates to MRTLDRPAAGPRWPAAVLAGCLLALHFTIPAADAAESSLMSHVEKQRYDGWYNNLAHPDWGAVDNHLTRKAPSAYSDGVYVLAGANRPSPRKLSRLFMRGTDGLPSMENRTALLAFFGQVVTNEIVMASESGCPIEMHRIEIEKCDEMYDRECRGDRYIPFHRAAYDRNTGQSPNAPREQINQMTAWIDGSFIYSTSEAWLNAMRSFQDGALLTDKQGTMPVKNTLRVPLFNNPVPHVMRMLSPERLYLLGDPRTNQNPALLSFAILFLRWHNVVAKRVRRQHRDWSDEEIFQRARRVVIASLQNVVAYEYLPAFLDKELTPYDGYKADTHPGVSHMFQAAAFRFGHSLIPPGLFRRDGQCNFRRTNMDFPALRLCSTWWNSNDVLDNTPVEEFIMGMASQIAEKEDPLLCSDVRDKLFGPMEFTRRDLGALNIMRGRDNGLPDYNTARAAYRLPRKKNWREINPQVFERQPELLELLINTYDNRLDNVDVYVGGMLESDGRPGELFSAVIIDQFTRIRDADRFWFENEDNGIFTKEEIAEIRKFTLWDIIVNSTDIESDEIQRDVFHWKQGDPCPQPEQLNATLLEPCNYLEGYDYFSGSELAYIYSCVFLGFVPILCAGAGYCVIKLQNSRRRKLKIKQEAMKNTANSKVSVEKSVAREWLHANHKRLVTVKFGPEAAIYTVDRKGEKLRTFNLKHVDVVTVEQSQENYKAKKPYILLRVPNDHDLVLELESNSARRKFVKKLEDFLVLHKKAMTFVESNRDLMLAKAETRERRQKRLEHFFREAYALTFGLRPGERRRRSDASLDGEVMTVMRTSLSKSEFAAALGMKPDDMFVRKMFNIVDKDKDGRISFQEFLETVVLFSRGKTDDKLRIIFDMCDNDRNGVIDKGELSEMMRSLVEIARTTSVTDDQVNELIDGMFQDVGLEHKNHLTYEDFKLMMKEYKGDFVAIGLDCKGAKQNFLDTSTNVARMTSFHIEPISDSRRHWMQEKWDAYTTFLEENRQNIFYLFLFYVITIVLFVERFIHYSFMAEHTDLRHIMGVGIAITRGSAASLSFCYSLLLLTMSRNLLTKLKEFPIQQYIPLDSHIQFHKIAACTALFFSLLHTVGHIVNFYHVSTQSIENLKCLTKEVHFTSDYRPDITYWLFQTVTGVTGVMLFVTMCIIFAFAHPTIRKKAYKFFWNAHSLYVVLYALCLIHGLARLTGAPRFWLFFIGPGIVYTLDKIVSLRTKYMALDVIETDLLPSDVIKIKFYRPPNLKYLSGQWVRLSCTEIKPEEMHSFTLTSAPHENFLSCHIKAQGPWTWKLRNYFDPCNYNPDDQPKIRIEGPFGGGNQDWYKFEVAVMVGGGIGVTPYASILNDLVFGTSTNRYSGVACKKVYFLWICPSHKHFEWFIDVLRDVEKKDVTNVLEIHIFITQFFHKFDLRTTMLYICENHFQRLSKTSMFTGLKAVNHFGRPDMSSFLKFVQKKHSYVSKIGVFSCGPRPLTKSVMSACDEVNKSRKWPYFIHHFENFG, encoded by the exons ATAACCATCTAACGAGAAAAGCTCCCTCAGCGTACTCAGACGGCGTGTACGTGTTGGCCGGTGCAAATAGGCCATCACCTCGCAAGCTTAGCAGACTTTTCATGCGCGGCACCGACGGTCTACCATCGATGGAAAACCGTACTGCTCTGCTCGCCTTCTTCGGCCAGGTGGTAACGAACGAGATCGTCATGGCATCCGAATCAGGCTGCCCGATCGAGATGCATCGCATCGAGATTGAGAAGTGTGACGAAATGTATGATCGCGAGTGCCGTGGTGATCGATACATACCGTTCCATCGAGCTGCGTATGATCGCAACACTGGCCAGAGCCCGAATGCACCGCGTGAGCAGATCAATCAGATGACAGCCTGGATAGATGGTAGCTTCATCTACAGTACGTCGGAAGCTTGGTTGAACGCGATGCGATCATTCCAGGATGGAGCGTTGCTGACGGACAAGCAGGGCACGATGCCGGTGAAGAACACCTTGCGCGTGCCGTTGTTTAACAATCCTGTTCCACATGTCATGCGTATGCTGAGCCCGGAACGGCTGTACT TGCTGGGCGATCCAAGAACGAATCAAAACCCGGCTCTGCTCTCATTCGCCATTCTGTTTCTGCGTTGGCATAATGTGGTGGCGAAGCGAGTCCGCCGTCAGCATCGAGATTGGAGCGATGAGGAGATTTTCCAGCGAGCCCGACGTGTGGTGATCGCCAGTTTGCAGAATGTGGTCGCGTACGAGTACCTGCCGGCGTTCCTGGACAAGGAACTGACCCCGTACGATGGTTACAAAGCGGACACTCATCCGGGTGTAAGTCACATGTTCCAGGCGGCGGCTTTCCGATTTGGTCATTCGCTTATACCGCCCGGATTGTTCCGTCGCGATGGTCAATGTAACTTCCGGCGTACAAACATGGACTTCCCGGCTTTGCGGCTCTGTTCCACATGGTGGAATTCAAAT gaTGTGTTGGATAACACACCGGTTGAAGAGTTCATCATGGGTATGGCGTCACAGATTGCCGAAAAAGAGGATCCACTGCTATGCTCGGACGTGCGTGATAAACTGTTTGGTCCAATGGAATTTACACGGCGTGATCTTGGTGCGTTGAACATAATGCGCGGTCGGGACAATGGACTACCGGACTATAACACGGCTCGGGCAGCCTATCGGTTACCCAGGAAGAAGAATTGGCGAGAAATCAACCCACAAGTGTTTGAACGCCAGCCAGAACTGTTGGA ATTGCTGATCAACACCTACGATAATCGGCTAGATAATGTGGATGTCTACGTCGGAGGCATGCTGGAGTCCGATGGAAGACCCGGCGAACTGTTTTCGGCAGTCATTATCGATCAATTTACCCGAATCCGAGACGCCGATCGCTTTTGGTTTGAGAATGAAGACAATGG AATTTTCACCAAGGAGGAAATAGCCGAAATTCGCAAATTCACACTGTGGGACATTATCGTCAATAGTACGGATATTGAATCTGATGAAATCCAGCGCGATGTGTTCCACTGGAAGCAGGGCGATCCATGTCCACAGCCAGAGCAACTGAACGCCACTCTACTGGAGCCGTGTAACTATCTGGAGGGGTACGATTACTTCTCCGGATCAGAGCTGGCGTACATATACTCGTGTGTCTTCTTGGGTTTCGTGCCCATCCTGTGCGCGGGTGCAGGATACTGCGTGATCAAGCTGCAGAACAGCCGACGTCGTAAGctgaaaatcaaacaagaaGCGATGAAGAACACTGCCAACAGCAAGGTGTCGGTAGAGAAGAGTGTTGCCCGCGAGTGGCTGCACGCGAACCATAAACGGTTGGTGACGGTAAAGTTTGGTCCGGAAGCCGCGATCTACACCGTAGATCGAAAGGGAGAGAAATTGCGCACCTTTAACCTGAAACATGTCGATGTGGTCACGGTGGAGCAGTCGCAGGAGAACTACAAAGCGAAGAAGCCGTACATTCTTCTGCGTGTGCCCAATGATCACGATCTAGTACTGGAGTTGGAGTCTAACTCGGCACGCCGAAAGTTCGTCAAGAAGCTGGAAGACTTCCTTGTGCTGCACAAGAAGGCTATGACTTTCGTGGAATCGAACCGAGACTTGATGCTGGCCAAGGCGGAAACTCGTGAACGTCGTCAGAAGCGATTGGAGCACTTCTTCCGTGAAGCATATGCGCTGACTTTCGGATTACGCCCAGGTGAACGACGACGTCGATCGGACGCTTCGCTGGATGGTGAAGTGATGACGGTGATGCGCACTAGCTTATCGAAGTCGGAGTTTGCGGCAGCACTTGGCATGAAACCGGACGATATGTTCGTGCGTAAGATGTTCAACATAGTCGACAAGGACAAGGACGGAAGAATATCATTCCAG GAATTCTTGGAGACAGTGGTGTTGTTTTCACGTGGCAAAACCGACGATAAGCTCAGAATCATTTTTGATATGTGCGATAACGATCGTAATGGAGTGATCGATAAGGGAGAGCTTAGTGAAATGATGCGATCACTTGTGGAGATTGCCCGAACAACGAGCGTCACCGACGATCAAGTAAACGAGCTAATCGATGGCATGTTCCAG GATGTTGGACTTGAGCACAAGAATCATCTGACGTACGAGGACTTCAAGCTTATGATGAAGGAATACAAGGGAGATTTTGTGGCGATTGGTTTAGATTGCAAGGGTGCAAAGCAGAACTTCCTCGACACGTCCACTAACGTTGCTCGTATGACTTCGTTCCACATTGAACCGATTTCGGATTCACGGCGCCACTGGATGCAGGAAAAATGGGATGCCTACACGACCTTCCTGGAGGAGAATCGTCAAAACATATTCTACCTCTTCCTGTTCTACGTCATCACTATTGTGCTATTTGTGGAGCGATTTATTC ATTACTCATTCATGGCGGAACATACCGATCTTCGGCACATCATGGGCGTTGGAATTGCAATTACGCGAGGTTCTGCTGCATCGCTGTCGTTCTGCTACTCACTGCTGCTACTTACCATGTCGAG GAATTTACTCACCAAACTGAAGGAATTCCCCATCCAGCAATACATTCCGCTTGATTCGCACATTCAATTCCACAAGATCGCGGCCTGCACGGCGTTGTTCTTCTCGCTGCTGCATACCGTCGGACACATCGTCAACTTTTACCACGTTTCCACGCAGTCGATCGAAAATCTGAAATGTCTCACGAAAGAAGTCCACTTCACGTCTGACTATCGGCCCGACATTACGTACTGGTTATTCCAAACCGTCACGGGTGTGACCGGAGTGATGTTGTTCGTCACGATGTGCATCATTTTCGCCTTCGCACATCCAACAATCCGCAAGAAGGCGTACAAATTCTTCTGGAACGCACATTCGCTGTACGTCGTGTTGTACGCGCTGTGTCTCATTCACGGGCTGGCACGATTGACCGGTGCTCCAAGGTTCTGGTTGTTCTTCATCGGACCCGGAATAGTCTACACGTTGGATAAGATCGTCTCTCTGCGCACGAAATACATGGCGCTGGATGTCATCGAGACGGACCTGCTGCCATCGGATGTGATCAAGATCAAGTTCTATCGTCCACCCAACCTGAAGTACCTGTCCGGCCAGTGGGTGCGGCTTTCTTGTACGGAAATAAAGCCTGAGGAAATGCACAGCTTCACATTGACGTCGGCTCCACACGAGAACTTCCTCAGCTGTCACATCAAGGCGCAGGGACCGTGGACATGGAAGCTGCGTAATTACTTTGACCCGTGCAATTACAATCCGGATGATCAGCCGAAGATCCGCATCGAAGGACCGTTCGGTGGAGGAAACCAGGATTGGTACAAGTTTGAAGTGGCGGTCATGGTTGGTGGCGGAATCGGTGTCACACCGTACGCTTCGATTCTGAACGATCTCGTGTTCGGTACCAGCACCAACCGCTACTCGGGTGTAGCCTGTAAGAAGGTGTACTTCCTTTGGATCTGCCCATCGCACAAGCATTTCGAGTGGTTCATCGACGTGCTGCGAGACGTCGAGAAGAAAGATGTCACGAACGTACTGGAGATTCACATCTTCATCACGCAGTTTTTCCATAAGTTCGATCTTCGAACTACCATGCTG TATATTTGCGAAAATCATTTCCAACGTCTTTCGAAGACGTCCATGTTCACTGGATTGAAAGCAGTCAACCATTTTGGACGTCCCGATATGTCCAGTTTTCTGAAATTTGTGCAAAAGAAACACTCTTAC GTATCGAAAATCGGTGTTTTCTCTTGCGGACCGCGTCCACTCACCAAAAGTGTCATGTCGGCGTGTGATGAAGTTAACAAGAGCCGTAAATGGCCATACTTTATACATCATTTTGAGAACTTCGGCTGA